In Microbacterium lushaniae, the following are encoded in one genomic region:
- a CDS encoding ABC transporter permease subunit — MTTLTASGTERHGAVATAVQRFRSRHASWVPVFGALVILVAMMVGAQAYFGTFVTPRVLSALLLDNAYLLILAVGMTFVILTGGIDLSVGAVMAFTGMLGASLLSQGLPTAVVVPVMLLLGAGMGLAVGVMVQYFGVQPFIASLAAMFAARGLAFMVSLSSIKVEDPAILWLQSARIQGAPGSFYLTPTGILALLVVLVGILVLQFTRFGRTIYAIGGNEQSARLMGLPVVRTKLLAYVISGVCAGLAGVVFTAYTGASYPLNGIGTELDTIAAVVIGGTLLTGGSGYVLGSMIGVFVYGTIKTVISFLGAEQAWTRITIGGLLLIFVVVQRVIVARSGTQRS; from the coding sequence GTGACCACCCTGACCGCATCCGGCACCGAGCGCCATGGAGCCGTCGCCACCGCCGTGCAGCGCTTCCGCAGCCGGCACGCCTCGTGGGTGCCCGTCTTCGGCGCCCTGGTGATCCTCGTCGCGATGATGGTGGGGGCGCAGGCGTACTTCGGCACTTTCGTCACCCCGCGCGTCCTGTCGGCGCTCCTGCTGGACAACGCCTACCTGCTGATCCTGGCGGTGGGGATGACCTTCGTCATCCTCACGGGCGGCATCGATCTGTCGGTGGGCGCCGTGATGGCCTTCACCGGGATGCTGGGGGCGAGCCTGCTGAGCCAGGGGCTGCCCACTGCCGTGGTCGTCCCCGTCATGCTGCTGCTGGGCGCGGGGATGGGACTGGCCGTGGGCGTGATGGTGCAGTACTTCGGGGTGCAGCCGTTCATCGCCTCGCTCGCGGCGATGTTCGCCGCCCGGGGGCTGGCGTTCATGGTGAGCCTGTCCTCGATCAAGGTGGAGGACCCCGCGATCCTGTGGCTGCAGTCCGCGCGCATCCAGGGGGCACCGGGCAGCTTCTACCTCACGCCCACCGGGATCCTCGCACTGCTGGTGGTGCTCGTCGGCATCCTCGTCCTGCAGTTCACCCGCTTCGGCCGCACGATCTACGCCATCGGCGGCAATGAGCAGTCTGCGCGCCTGATGGGTCTCCCGGTCGTGCGCACCAAGCTGCTCGCCTACGTCATCAGCGGCGTGTGCGCCGGTCTGGCGGGGGTCGTCTTCACCGCGTACACGGGTGCGTCGTACCCCCTGAACGGCATCGGCACCGAGCTGGACACGATCGCCGCGGTCGTGATCGGCGGGACGCTCCTGACCGGAGGAAGCGGATACGTCCTGGGGTCGATGATCGGCGTCTTCGTTTACGGCACGATCAAGACCGTCATCTCCTTCCTCGGCGCGGAGCAGGCCTGGACGCGCATCACGATCGGCGGCCTGCTGCTGATCTTCGTCGTCGTGCAGCGCGTCATCGTGGCGCGATCCGGAACCCAGCGTTCCTGA